The Papaver somniferum cultivar HN1 chromosome 3, ASM357369v1, whole genome shotgun sequence genome includes a region encoding these proteins:
- the LOC113357782 gene encoding protein LURP-one-related 15-like isoform X1, which translates to MASNRALSNDSVIVISPQYCAPRQVDIYISKNVKKVTEGRHLGAFDINDNCIFKVKTGGFFGSRLILVDAAGVPVVSLKPVTLSPNDRWKIYRGDSTNSKDLLFSVKKSQHPIKFKTELDVFLSSNTTEDLCDFKISQTYSENSCVICRGDSDNIIAEMNKNKTVVRNKTRGKDRYSATVHPNVDCAFVIAMYVVLSEINTSRSNGEYGYGGGDGAGCGGAGCGGGCGG; encoded by the exons ATGGCAAGCAATCGAGCATTATCGAACGATTCTGTCATTGTAATCTCACCTCAATATTGCGCACCACGTCAAGTAGATATTTATATTTCCAAGAATGTTAAGAAAGTAACAGAAGGTAGGCATTTAGGAGCTTTCGATATCAACGACAACTGCATCTTCAAAGTTAAAACCGGTGGTTTTTTCGGCAGTCGCcttatccttgttgatgctgcgGGAGTTCCTGTCGTATCTCTAAAACCGGTG ACTCTTTCTCCAAATGATAGGTGGAAAATTTATAGAGGAGATAGCACCAACTCAAAAGATCTGTTGTTTAGTGTAAAGAAATCTCAGCATCCAATTAAATTCAAAACTGAATTGGATGTGTTCTTATCATCCAACACAACTGAGGATTTGTGTGATTTTAAGATCAGCCAAACCTACAGTGAGAACTCTTGTGTTATCTGTCGAGGAGATTCAGATAACATCATTGCTGAG ATGAACAAAAACAAGACTGTCGTCCGAAATAAAACTCGTGGGAAAGACAGATACTCGGCCACTGTCCACCCCAATGTTGACTGTGCTTttgttattgctatgtatgtggtTCTTAGTGAGATCAATACGTCAAGAAGCAACGGAGAATATGGTTATGGGGGTGGTGATGGGGCCGGTTGCGGAGGCGCCGGTTgtggtggtggatgtggtggcTGA
- the LOC113357782 gene encoding protein LURP-one-related 15-like isoform X2, with protein MASNRALSNDSVIVISPQYCAPRQVDIYISKNVKKVTEGRHLGAFDINDNCIFKVKTGGFFGSRLILVDAAGVPVVSLKPTLSPNDRWKIYRGDSTNSKDLLFSVKKSQHPIKFKTELDVFLSSNTTEDLCDFKISQTYSENSCVICRGDSDNIIAEMNKNKTVVRNKTRGKDRYSATVHPNVDCAFVIAMYVVLSEINTSRSNGEYGYGGGDGAGCGGAGCGGGCGG; from the exons ATGGCAAGCAATCGAGCATTATCGAACGATTCTGTCATTGTAATCTCACCTCAATATTGCGCACCACGTCAAGTAGATATTTATATTTCCAAGAATGTTAAGAAAGTAACAGAAGGTAGGCATTTAGGAGCTTTCGATATCAACGACAACTGCATCTTCAAAGTTAAAACCGGTGGTTTTTTCGGCAGTCGCcttatccttgttgatgctgcgGGAGTTCCTGTCGTATCTCTAAAACCG ACTCTTTCTCCAAATGATAGGTGGAAAATTTATAGAGGAGATAGCACCAACTCAAAAGATCTGTTGTTTAGTGTAAAGAAATCTCAGCATCCAATTAAATTCAAAACTGAATTGGATGTGTTCTTATCATCCAACACAACTGAGGATTTGTGTGATTTTAAGATCAGCCAAACCTACAGTGAGAACTCTTGTGTTATCTGTCGAGGAGATTCAGATAACATCATTGCTGAG ATGAACAAAAACAAGACTGTCGTCCGAAATAAAACTCGTGGGAAAGACAGATACTCGGCCACTGTCCACCCCAATGTTGACTGTGCTTttgttattgctatgtatgtggtTCTTAGTGAGATCAATACGTCAAGAAGCAACGGAGAATATGGTTATGGGGGTGGTGATGGGGCCGGTTGCGGAGGCGCCGGTTgtggtggtggatgtggtggcTGA
- the LOC113360191 gene encoding bifunctional aspartokinase/homoserine dehydrogenase 2, chloroplastic-like — translation MDVSRKVIILSRESGLRLELSDIQVDCLVPEPLKSSALAEEFLRRLPEFDQEVTKKRLDAEAAGEVLSGTLSYIFNNFIEDRAFSEVVREAKNAGYTEPDPRDDLSGMDVSRKVIILARESGLRLELSDIQVDSLVPEPLKSSALAEEFLRRLPEFDQEVTKKRLDAEAAGEVLRYVGVVDDVRNKE, via the exons ATGGATGTGTCTAGAAAG GTCATAATTCTATCTAGAGAATCTGGTTTAAGACTGGAGCTTTCTGATATCCAAGTGGACTGCCTTGTGCCAGAACCATTGAAA TCAAGTGCATTAGCTGAGGAGTTCCTGCGGCGTCTACCTGAATTTGATCAGGAAGTCACAAAGAAACGGCTTGATGCGGAGGCTGCTGGTGAA GTTCTGAG TGGGACTTTAAGTTATATCTTCAACAACTTTATAGAAGATCGGGCTTTTAGCGAGGTCGTTAGAGAAGCCAAGAATGCTGGTTATACCGAGCCAGATCCAAGAGACGATCTGTCTGGAATGGATGTGTCTAGAAAG GTCATAATTCTAGCTAGAGAATCTGGTTTAAGACTTGAGCTTTCTGATATCCAAGTGGACAGCCTTGTGCCAGAACCATTGAAA TCAAGTGCATTAGCTGAGGAGTTCCTGCGGCGTCTACCTGAATTTGATCAGGAAGTCACAAAGAAACGGCTTGATGCGGAGGCTGCTGGTGAA GTTCTGAGGTATGTTGGGGTAGTAGATGATGTCCGAAACAAGGAATGA
- the LOC113357784 gene encoding protein LURP-one-related 10-like encodes MESNTTLPNSSVVVISPQYCTPYQVDLYIAKTVKKITEGRHLGVFDINGNNIFKVKTNGFFSSRLTIVDAAGVPIVSLKPVSFSLLGTWKVYRGDSTDSKDLLFTVRESKFFQLKTNLDVFLASNTAENVCDFKIKQRDRKKTCFIYRGNSDNIISEMHKNKAVRDKVRGKDTYSVNVKPNVDFAFVIAMRVVLNEFNQPMNTGGGGVDGGGGGGGGCGGGG; translated from the exons ATGGAAAGCAATACAACATTGCCAAACAGTTCTGTGGTTGTTATCTCGCCTCAATACTGCACACCATATCAAGTAGATCTCTATATTGCCAAGACAGTTAAAAAAATAACAGAAGGTAGGCACTTAGGAGTTTTTGATATCAATGGCAATAACATCTTCAAAGTTAAAACCAATGGCTTTTTCAGCAGTCGACTTACCATTGTAGATGCTGCCGGAGTTCCAATTGTATCTCTGAAACCAGTG TCTTTTTCTCTACTAGGTACGTGGAAAGTATATAGAGGAGATAGCACAGACTCAAAAGATCTGTTGTTTACTGTAAGGGAATCTAAGTTTTTCCAACTCAAGACTAACTTGGATGTGTTCTTAGCATCTAACACAGCTGAGAATGTCTGTGATTTTAAGATCAAGCAAAGAGATAGGAAAAAAACTTGTTTTATATATCGAGGGAATTCGGATAACATCATTTCCGAG ATGCATAAAAATAAGGCTGTCCGAGATAAAGTTCGTGGGAAGGACACATACTCAGTCAATGTCAAACCAAACGTTGATTTTGCGTTTGTTATTGCTATGCGTGTGGTTCTTAATGAGTTTAATCAGCCTATGAACACAGGCGGTGGTGGGGttgatggtggtggcggtggcgggggtggatgtggtggtggtggCTGA